Proteins encoded in a region of the Clostridium beijerinckii genome:
- the vanS gene encoding vancomycin resistance histidine kinase VanS: MAIKLKSNKKGNYTNLKRKAFLQMLLIAVAATVTVFLLRYILHGKIGDRIVQFLVKAFNFDNSDAQTIYQLVIRNNMDIILFVVTLIFLVILFLFSVSSWLTKYFDEISAGMDKLSEESDDEITLSPELDFMENKLNQIKSNLEKQKKAALDAEQRKNDLVVYLAHDIKTPLTSVIGYLSLLDEASDMPPEQKAKYVGITLEKAYRLEELINEFFEITRFNLQTIILNKEKINLLFMLQQLADEFYPMLTAQEKKVSVNVPDGLVLLGDADKLARVFNNILKNAIAYSYENSIIDISAKQQQKNIVITFINQGNPIPQGKLDTIFEKFYRLDSARSTNTGGAGLGLAIAQEIVKAHNGTISVESNPENTTFTINIPS, translated from the coding sequence TTGGCTATAAAATTGAAAAGTAACAAAAAGGGCAATTACACAAACCTAAAAAGAAAAGCCTTCTTGCAAATGCTTCTGATTGCAGTTGCTGCTACTGTGACTGTTTTTTTATTGCGCTATATACTGCATGGAAAGATCGGAGATCGTATCGTTCAATTTTTAGTTAAAGCTTTTAATTTTGACAATTCGGATGCACAGACAATCTATCAGCTTGTAATTCGCAACAATATGGATATAATCCTTTTCGTTGTAACATTAATATTTTTAGTTATTCTTTTTCTGTTTTCTGTTTCTTCTTGGTTGACAAAATATTTTGATGAAATTAGTGCTGGAATGGATAAACTTTCTGAGGAATCTGATGATGAAATTACATTATCTCCAGAATTGGATTTTATGGAAAATAAGCTAAATCAGATAAAAAGTAACTTGGAAAAACAAAAGAAGGCTGCTCTTGATGCAGAGCAGCGCAAAAATGATTTAGTAGTTTACTTGGCTCATGATATAAAGACACCTCTGACCTCCGTTATAGGATACTTAAGCCTTCTGGATGAAGCTTCTGATATGCCTCCAGAGCAGAAGGCAAAATATGTGGGTATTACCTTGGAAAAAGCTTATAGATTAGAGGAACTTATAAATGAGTTTTTTGAGATCACAAGATTTAATCTTCAAACCATTATTTTGAATAAAGAAAAAATTAATTTACTGTTCATGCTCCAGCAGTTGGCAGATGAATTTTATCCAATGCTAACTGCACAGGAAAAAAAGGTATCCGTCAATGTACCTGATGGCCTTGTACTGCTAGGAGATGCAGACAAACTGGCTCGCGTGTTCAATAATATTTTGAAAAATGCTATAGCCTATAGCTATGAAAACAGTATTATTGACATTTCTGCTAAGCAACAGCAGAAAAATATTGTTATAACTTTTATTAATCAAGGGAATCCAATCCCACAAGGAAAGCTTGACACTATTTTTGAAAAGTTTTATAGATTAGATTCTGCACGTTCCACGAACACTGGTGGAGCAGGGTTAGGTTTGGCAATCGCACAAGAAATTGTCAAAGCTCACAATGGAACAATCTCTGTGGAAAGCAACCCAGAAAATACCACATTTACTATAAATATTCCATCATAA
- the vanR gene encoding VanR-ABDEGLN family response regulator transcription factor — translation MNVNILIVDDEQSIADLIEVYLKNEGFTIYKFYNGQDALQCVQSEQLDLAILDVMLPDIDGFTLCQKIRENHNFPIIMLTAKEEEIDKITGLTLGADDYITKPFRPLELVARVKAQLRRFTKYNSSEPNQEEHLIAFSGLVLDRDTHECMLNEKKLSLTPTEFSILWVLCSNRGRVVSSEDLFHEVWGDKYFTNSNNTVMVHIRHLREKMHDNAEHPKYIKTVWGVGYKIEK, via the coding sequence ATGAATGTAAATATTTTGATTGTAGACGATGAACAGTCCATAGCGGACCTAATTGAAGTTTATTTAAAAAATGAAGGGTTTACGATATACAAATTTTATAACGGTCAAGATGCATTACAGTGTGTTCAGTCGGAACAGTTAGATCTTGCGATACTTGATGTCATGCTGCCGGATATTGATGGCTTTACTCTCTGTCAGAAAATTAGGGAAAATCATAATTTTCCTATTATTATGTTGACTGCTAAAGAAGAAGAAATTGATAAAATTACCGGATTGACACTAGGTGCAGATGATTACATAACAAAACCGTTTCGCCCCTTGGAGCTTGTCGCCCGTGTAAAGGCACAGCTCAGGAGATTTACCAAATATAATTCTTCAGAGCCAAACCAGGAAGAACACTTGATTGCCTTTTCCGGCTTGGTATTGGATAGGGATACCCATGAATGTATGCTAAATGAAAAAAAGCTATCTCTAACTCCTACAGAGTTTTCAATTCTTTGGGTTCTTTGCTCAAATCGCGGACGAGTAGTAAGCTCGGAAGACTTGTTCCATGAAGTATGGGGAGATAAGTATTTCACTAACAGTAATAATACTGTAATGGTTCATATTAGGCATCTAAGAGAAAAAATGCACGACAACGCGGAACATCCTAAATATATCAAAACGGTATGGGGGGTTGGCTATAAAATTGAAAAGTAA
- the tet gene encoding tetracycline resistance ribosomal protection protein, producing the protein MKKIINIGIVAHVDAGKTTITENLLYYSGAIKSVGRVDLGNTQTDSMELERKRGITIKSSTISFTWNDIKVNIVDTPGHVDFISEVERSLSVLDGAIIVISGVEGIQSQTRILFNTLKELNIPTIIFVNKLDRIGADFNKVFEEIKKNMSSKVVRLQEAYDVGSKDVYIKNLSDICMINNDAIDVISDLDEVFLERYISGIEPDKEEIQEKLSLYAREGNLYSVFCGAAAIGLGIEELLDGICSHLPCANGDSEDDLSGVVFKIERTSANEKKVYVRLFNGKISVRDKIQVPNKDITEKVKKINSLENGKIIEDQSIEAGDIGILYGLASFQVGDVIGISNNKIKNISMAKPTLKTTISAIDKEKNSELFRALTLLTEEDPLLELEMNDIDKEIYVNLFGEVQMEILSSILNDLYGIKVEYSNIQTIYKEAPKGVGTSIMHMQEGLNPFWATVGLKIEPAGRGAGLRYISNVSVGSLPKSFQNAIEEAVIKTSKQGLFGWEVTDVKVTLTCGEFFSPASTPADFRNVTPMVFMEALYKAQTVLLEPLHEFELRIPQNVLSKAIWDLESMRATFDNPIVIEDEFSIKGLIPVENSKEYKMKIASYTEGKGMFMTKFYGHKEVPAEFAKTRQKTTYDPLNKKEYLLHKLNTIRD; encoded by the coding sequence ATGAAGAAAATAATTAATATAGGAATCGTTGCACACGTGGATGCTGGAAAAACAACAATAACAGAGAATTTATTATATTATAGTGGGGCCATAAAATCTGTTGGAAGGGTTGATTTAGGTAACACACAGACAGACTCCATGGAGCTTGAACGTAAGAGAGGAATTACTATTAAATCTTCAACCATATCTTTCACTTGGAATGATATTAAAGTAAATATTGTTGATACTCCAGGACATGTAGATTTTATTTCAGAAGTTGAACGTTCATTAAGTGTTTTAGATGGCGCAATAATAGTTATATCAGGAGTAGAGGGGATTCAGTCGCAAACAAGAATATTATTTAATACATTAAAGGAATTAAATATTCCAACAATAATTTTTGTGAATAAGCTGGATAGAATTGGAGCGGATTTCAATAAAGTATTTGAGGAAATAAAAAAGAATATGTCTAGTAAAGTTGTTAGATTACAAGAAGCATATGATGTGGGAAGTAAAGATGTTTATATAAAAAATTTATCTGATATATGCATGATAAATAATGATGCAATTGATGTTATATCAGATTTAGATGAAGTGTTTTTGGAAAGATATATAAGTGGGATAGAGCCTGATAAAGAAGAAATACAAGAAAAACTTTCATTATATGCAAGGGAAGGAAATCTATATTCAGTATTTTGTGGTGCTGCAGCAATTGGACTCGGCATTGAAGAGTTATTAGATGGAATTTGCAGCCATCTTCCGTGTGCAAATGGTGATTCTGAAGATGATTTGTCTGGAGTTGTATTTAAAATCGAAAGAACAAGTGCAAACGAAAAGAAGGTTTATGTAAGATTATTTAATGGAAAAATATCTGTAAGAGATAAAATTCAAGTACCCAATAAGGATATAACAGAAAAAGTAAAAAAAATTAATAGTTTAGAAAATGGGAAAATTATTGAGGATCAGAGCATAGAAGCAGGGGATATAGGTATTTTATATGGCCTTGCGAGTTTCCAAGTTGGAGATGTAATCGGAATTTCAAATAATAAAATTAAAAATATATCCATGGCTAAACCAACATTAAAAACAACGATTTCTGCAATTGACAAAGAAAAGAATTCAGAGTTATTTAGGGCATTAACACTACTTACAGAGGAAGATCCACTATTAGAATTAGAGATGAATGATATAGATAAAGAGATTTATGTGAATTTATTCGGCGAAGTTCAAATGGAAATACTAAGTTCTATACTAAATGATTTATATGGAATAAAAGTAGAGTATTCTAATATTCAAACTATCTATAAGGAGGCACCTAAAGGTGTTGGAACATCAATAATGCATATGCAGGAAGGCTTGAATCCTTTTTGGGCAACAGTAGGATTGAAAATAGAACCAGCAGGAAGAGGTGCAGGTCTTAGATATATATCTAATGTTTCAGTAGGGTCATTGCCGAAATCTTTTCAAAATGCAATTGAAGAAGCAGTTATTAAGACTAGCAAACAAGGACTATTTGGATGGGAGGTTACAGATGTGAAAGTTACACTTACCTGTGGTGAATTTTTTAGTCCAGCCAGCACCCCAGCAGATTTCAGGAATGTGACGCCTATGGTATTCATGGAAGCATTATATAAAGCACAAACTGTTTTATTAGAACCATTACATGAATTTGAATTAAGAATTCCTCAAAATGTTTTAAGTAAAGCGATTTGGGATTTAGAATCTATGAGAGCTACCTTTGATAATCCTATTGTTATAGAGGATGAATTTTCAATAAAAGGGTTGATTCCAGTAGAAAATTCGAAGGAATATAAAATGAAAATAGCTTCATATACAGAAGGTAAGGGAATGTTTATGACAAAATTTTATGGACATAAGGAAGTTCCAGCTGAATTTGCAAAGACACGTCAAAAAACAACTTATGATCCATTGAATAAAAAAGAGTATCTGCTTCATAAATTAAACACAATTAGAGATTAA
- the tetA(P) gene encoding tetracycline efflux MFS transporter TetA(P), with protein sequence MVNKLSAYKIYLLFSAITAMCFSLIATVMIVYHIENVHLNPLQLILVGTTLETACFIFEIPTGIVADVYSRKLSIVIGAILTGLGLILEGSISSFIFVLAAQIVWGVGSTFISGSLEAWIAEEERSKDLDQIYMKGAQVGQIGSVIGIVLSTVIANFSVRLPIIVSGVLFIILSLFLGLYMPENNFKPSAPEDLNTFKKMGYTFKSGLKFIKSKSIIMILLSVTLFYGLSSEGYDRLSNAHFLQDTALPKLWNLNPVTWFGIFGIAGMLLSAMVMHFMSNRLDDDKSNNGKLLLGINIVYILFMFIFAITKNFNLMLVAYLATNTFRTINEPIFSAWLNGHIDDKARATVLSINGQINALGQILGGPIIGIIATNISVSIGIACTSLLVTPVLVLYIVSMIMDKKVSDRVGGDDYEENN encoded by the coding sequence ATGGTTAATAAACTTTCAGCATATAAAATTTATTTATTATTTTCAGCTATTACTGCAATGTGTTTTTCGTTGATAGCGACAGTTATGATAGTGTATCACATTGAAAATGTTCATTTAAATCCACTTCAGCTTATACTTGTTGGAACTACTTTAGAGACAGCATGTTTTATATTTGAAATTCCTACAGGTATAGTTGCGGATGTATATAGTCGTAAACTATCTATTGTTATAGGTGCAATTTTAACAGGGTTAGGACTTATTTTAGAGGGCTCTATTTCTAGTTTTATTTTCGTACTTGCAGCACAGATAGTATGGGGAGTGGGTTCTACTTTCATCAGCGGATCTCTTGAAGCATGGATTGCAGAAGAAGAGAGGAGTAAAGATTTGGATCAAATTTATATGAAGGGGGCACAAGTAGGACAGATAGGATCAGTTATTGGAATAGTATTAAGCACTGTAATAGCTAATTTTTCTGTAAGATTGCCTATTATAGTTAGTGGAGTTTTATTTATTATTCTTTCATTATTTTTAGGGCTATATATGCCAGAAAATAATTTTAAGCCTTCTGCTCCAGAGGATTTAAATACATTCAAAAAGATGGGATATACTTTTAAGTCTGGTCTTAAATTTATAAAAAGTAAATCTATAATTATGATTTTACTTTCTGTAACTTTGTTTTATGGATTGTCGAGTGAAGGGTATGATAGACTTTCTAATGCACATTTTCTGCAAGATACTGCGCTTCCTAAGCTTTGGAATCTTAACCCAGTCACTTGGTTTGGGATTTTTGGAATTGCAGGAATGTTATTAAGTGCAATGGTTATGCATTTTATGTCAAATAGGCTTGATGATGATAAGAGTAATAATGGAAAGCTTTTGCTAGGTATAAATATAGTTTATATATTATTTATGTTCATATTTGCTATTACAAAAAACTTTAATTTAATGTTAGTAGCGTATTTAGCGACAAATACCTTTAGAACTATAAATGAACCTATATTTAGTGCATGGCTTAATGGACATATAGACGATAAGGCTAGAGCTACTGTACTTTCTATAAATGGACAAATAAATGCCTTAGGTCAAATTTTAGGTGGGCCAATTATAGGGATTATAGCTACAAATATTTCAGTAAGTATTGGTATAGCATGTACTTCGCTATTAGTGACACCAGTATTGGTTCTATATATTGTTTCTATGATAATGGATAAAAAGGTGTCTGATAGAGTTGGAGGTGACGATTATGAAGAAAATAATTAA